The Gammaproteobacteria bacterium nucleotide sequence GAGATGGCGTTATACATACCTGCATTGATATTGCCACCACCCACTAGTAGTTGTCCGGTTGCCAGAAACGGCACCATTTTGGCGCCTGAGGCCTTAAAGGGATTGATTACCGGCTTGATCCCCTGTTCTTCGAAATAGCCTTTTTCCGTCGCAATAAACATCGCGGCGGAACTCATCACCGGCGAAATGCCGATCGGTACTTCCAACAGTTCTTTGGCCTGTACTGCCAAAGTGCTGCACATTGCGACTAACGCAAGCACGCAAAAAACTAACATTTCCCTTGTTTGCTCGATTTTCTTTTTCACAAAACGACTCCCTGATGTTCACTTAAAAAATACAACCCGATCCCCACGATCGCAATAATTGCACCGAAAACTGAGCGCAAGCTGACACGCTCTCTTAAAAACCACGCTGCTAACGGCAGAATAAACAAGGGACTGGTGGAATTCAACGTTACTGCTACCACCGCTGGCGCGAACTTCAATGCCACAACCGACAACCAACTCCCAAGAAACGCCCCGAGTACCGAGGCCAGTATCAGCAACCAGCGCACCCGGGAATCATGCACGATTGGGCGCGTCCAGTTTGGCAGCGCGCTACTAGCCAGACCCCAGGCCAATAATGCGACTATTGCCGCGCTATGACGCACCAGGCTCGCCTGCATGGCCGATAAGTCCTGTACCCCGCCTTTGATCAATAACACACTACCCGCATTGGCCAGCACAAACATCAAACCAAAGCCGATACCACTTTTCCACTGATCGGTACCATGTCCTGGTTCGCTCCTGTTCCACAGCACACTGCTCACCCCCGCCAGCGTTAAAGCCATACCTACCCAGGCCAGAACGCCAACGATTTCATCAAACAATACGATGGCAATCAATCCAGCGCTGATCGGAATCAGGGTGCCAAGCAATAGAGTTGCGCGTGGACCCAGCCTCACCAGTGTCAAAAAATACAGGGTGTCGCCGAGAAAAATTCCCAATAGGCCACTTAGTAGAAGCAACCACAGCGCATCCGTTAACGGCATACCCGATCCGCTGCCAAAGACGAACACGCCCATAATCAACACCGCGATCAATCCTTTGAACAGATTCATCGCCATTGCAGGTAAATGTTCGCCCAACTGGCGGAATAGAATTGCTGACAAGGCCCAGCAAAAGGCCGACGCTAGCGCAGCCAGGGCGCCTGTCATAGACCTCCTCGCAGATTGGTAGTGAAATATACCCTCGGGTTTTGCAGGAAAAGTACCGATATAGAATTTTTCGACACATTGGCATTTAGGTTTGTCATTGTGCCAAAATGACACAAAACAACCGACGTAATCAACCATGCGCAGATTTGTAATGTTGTGGCTGCTAGTTTCAATGTCTGCAGCCGTAGCCGAAGACAGTAAAAATTTTCTCATACAGCAGAAAACCGTGTATCTGCCGATTGTGCATCCGGGCAAGTTTGATCTGATCTATATGGAATTTGTCGATCAACCCATACCATTGCTGCCTATGCGCAAGGTCAAGGCGCACTATAAATACTTTTATGTGTTTCCTTCGGTGACCGTTCCCAGTGTGCAGAGCATCTATTTTCTGGAGCACATCAACGTCAACCCAGGCGAAACCGTACTGGACCTTGGCACAGGCTCTGGCATACAGGCCATATTCGCGGCGGAAAAAGCCAGCCGCGTGGTGGCCACGGATTTATACCAATACGCCGCCGATAATGCCGCCTTCAATGCCAATGGACACGGCGTTAGCCACATCGTAGAAACACGTGCAGGTGATTTGTTTGCGCCGATCAAGAAGGGAGAAACCTTCGACGTCATCATCAACAACATCGATTATCCCTGGGACGAGGGTTCCCAAGGTCTATGGAAAGTACATGAGCGTTTTTTTCGCGAAGTACAAACCTACCTCAACCCAATGGGACGTATCTACTATCAATCAGGCTGGATATACAACATACCCAAAATACAGAAAATGGCGGACGACAACGGTCTGAGAATCATCAAAATGGACATGGTGAATGCTATCGATCACGATCGCGAACCAATAGTTTACCTGATCATGCGTAAATCAGAGACCGCAGCGAAATGATACGCACGCTACCCGGCTTTAAAACCTATCTCGTAGCCTGTGAACTTGCGCATATTGATAACACCGGTATCAAAAATTAAATACTGCCCTTTTATCCCCTGAAGAGTGCCTCCAACTTCCGGGGTTTTGTCAAAGTTAAGCGAACTGATTTTTGTCGGATACTCGGTTACTGGATATTGAATTGTCACCACTTCCTGGTTTTCCAAAATCTCAATCGCACCAGGAAACCTTGTCATCACGGCGTCTATGACCGCGCCACCTTGCTCCAGCAACTCATCTCGCGCCTGACAAAGATCCCTCTCCTCAGTATCGTTCTTCAACATTTTGCGCCAATCGGTTTTATCCGCGATAAACGCCTTTAAACCGTCCTCGATCAATCCTACCTGAAAGCGGGTCGCAGCCCTGATAATAGGCATGGCCTGTTGCGCCCCCTGGTCTATCCAGCGGGTAGGAATCTGTGACTGACGGGTGATGCCTACCTTTAGACCAGAGGCATTGGCGAGATAGACGACGTGTGCTTGCATGCAATGTTTCTCTGCCCATTCGGGTTCACGACATGTCCCCTGGTCATAGTGACACTTTTCCGGGCGTACGATACAGATATCGCATTCCGCCAGTTTTTGAGTGCAGGGAAAACAGTAGCCTTGCCCAAAACTCTTTTTGGTTTTTCGTCCACAGGCCGTACAAAATATATTGCCCGTATGAATCAGCGAGATGTGTTTACCAATATGGGGATTCAAAGAAACCAGCTCGTCACCGAGTCGAAGACTGTATTGCACAGGGTCCGAGAGAGTGACCGCCATTTTAGATAAATTCCCACTACACATACCGCTAACCTGAGTTCATGACGAAGAGCGCTGATTATACTATTATGGGCGCCACTATGACATCGATGGATTTACCCACTATGGATACGCAACATTCGGCTCGCCTCGACGAGCTTGAAAGCCGACTGATGATGCAGGAACACACGATAGAAGAGTTGAATGAGGTCATCACGCGTCAAAACCTGGAAATGGCCGCGCTGAAATCTTTGCTACAAAGAGTGCAAGGACAAGTGACGCAACTCATGCCACTTCTGCAAAACAAGCCGGGGGATGAAAAGCCACCGCATTATTGAGACATTACTGGGGAGCCGTGTTACGGTATGGAATACTCGCCGTTGCTCCTGAATTGGGCGCCATATCGTCCATAAAAGCAATGGCGTCTCTATCAAAGAACGCCATTATTTTGCGATAAGTTTCTATTGATCCAGGTGAAACTATTCGTAAATATAGAGATATTCCTCCATACCATTGCTCATACGAAAAGCGCGCACCAGACGAAAACCCGGTAACAAACGTTGTATACCCGCCTGTCGGTGTTGACGACCTTGTGACACCGCCGATGTTGTGGTTTCGTATAGCAGGTGTTCGGCATCGATAATTTTGAATATCGCTGGCTGTGAGGGAATCTTTTCCAGCGTGGAAGTCACAAAAAACATTAGCGTGCCGCGTTTACAAAACGGTGTGAGGTGCTGGATCAACGCCTCCAGCTCTTTGTTGCTGAGATAATCAAACAAGTCCCAGAATAAAATCACATCAAATTGCAGCCCTTGCGGATATGGCTGTAATAAGTCCGTAATGCTCTGCCCCGTTTTCTTAGACTCCATGCGTGTCTTCCAACGAAACAGATCTTCGACGAACAAATGGGCGCGAAAATTAGAAAAAAACTGAATGTTGGAATTCCAGGCCATGCCCAGATCCAGCACTTTAATCGGTCGACCGCCAGGAAGGCGAGAAAACATTTCGCGCAAGGCTAAAAAGTTTGTGCCACCGTTGTGCTGATCTACATAGGAAATCGGTCCATCTTTTACCGCAAGTCTCACGTCATCCCTCCTGGGCCGGGTCTAGTTACCGTTATTCGTGCCTGTCTTGACGACGGAACTGCTGATTCCCGCTTTAGTGTCAGGGGTACGGGTATTGGGCGGCATTTTGGATAGTGCCTCTTTGTGTGTGGCATTTCCACCGGCTTTAGCCGCTTCACGCTTACTCATATCTATCGAACCTTTGAACATAGCGCCGTCCTGCATCACGACACGAGGGGATTCGATATTGCCGATGACTCGCCCGGAAGCGCGAATCTCAACGCGTTCCTCACCGTGAAGATTTCCTTCCAACTTACCTTCCACGCAGATTTCTCTGGCGTTGATATCGGCTTTGACACGACCATGTTGCCCAATGGTGACACTATAACCTTTGAAATCTATGGTTCCTTCAACGCGGCCCTGAATACAGACGTCTTCTTCACCGGCCAGCCCGCCAGTAATGACAATAGATGGACCAACCAAGGCGCGCTCGCGTCCATCCGCCGAAAAATTTGGCTCTGGGCGTTGTTCCACCTCCGGCTCACTGCGTTCCGCAAATGGCTTTTTCCACATGGTTTTATTCCTCGTTAAATAATAATTGCCAGAGGCGAATTAGTGCATAAATCCTGCCTGATTTGCTAAGCACTGAAACTCACAACGATTAATTCAGACGCACAAATAAATATGGTATATTTTTGTCAAAATTTCGACCCGGCGGTGATAAAAGATGACAAACATTTTGATAAGCGGCACATCTCGTGGCATCGGTTTGGAAATGGTACGTCAATCGGCGCAACGGGGATGGCGCGTCTTCGCATGTTGCAGAAACCCGACAGACGCAAACGAATTGCATGATCTTGCCGCCTCTTCCGCTGGTAAGGTTTCTGTACACCCTCTTGATATGAATAATTTTGAACAGATTCAGGCCTTGGCCAAAACAATTGAGGAACCAATAGACATACTCGTTAACAATGCAGGTCGTTATGGTTCGATGCAGCAGCGTTTTAACGATGTTGACGTAGACGACTGGATTAAAACCTTTCGCGTCAACACCATCGCACCATACCAAATGGTAGAAGCATTTATTGAACATTTGGAACGCGGCGAACGGAAACTGATTGCCACGCTCACGAGCAAGATGGGCAGTATCGATGACAATGGTTCGGGTAGTTGTTATATCTATCGCAGCAGTAAAACTGCACTCAATGCGGTAGTGAAAAGCCTGAGTATCGACTTAAAATCGCGTGGTATTACCTGCACCCTGCATCACCCTGGTTGGGTTAAAACTGAAATGGGTGGTCCTAATGCGGAAATTAGTACCGCGGAAAGCGTTGCCAAAATGTTTGCTATCATGGATCGCGTAACAATAAAAAATAGCGGTCGTTTTTTCGATATCGATGGTAGTGTGATTCCCTGGTAATGCAACAACTCAGAAAACGGTATCTTGGGATACCTAAAAATAGCGGTAGCTGAAATTGAAGCTCACTCCAAAATCCTGCAAGTTTCTACCGCTATAATCATCTTTCTTACCCGGTGCCCATGCCCAAAACAACTCTGCCGCGTAAGACTCCCGACTTTGCCATCGCAGTCCTAGTCCCGTACTAATCAAAGTATTCAACGTACGTTGCGCCATCACATTTGCTTGCCCATAGTCGACGAATGGTATGAGCATCACACGTTGTTCCCCTATTAACCAGGCATCAATCAACAGTGGTAAATGATAGTCGAGACTCATACTCAGTACATTGTCGGCCAGCAAGGCATTTTCTCGAATGCCACGCAGGGAGTAACGGCCTCCCAAAGGGTAGCGATCAATACTTGCCAATGCACCGGGCGCAAATTGCCCCGCGATTTTGAACAACAGGCTATCGGTGTCAATGATTCCCACGGGTGAGGACAGTTGCACATGATATTGTAGTTGTCCTCTATAGCCGGATGGCTGTGCCGCGCCAAACAGATTCCATCGATAGGCAGTATCAAACTCAAGCATAAAACTGCGAACGACGGTGTCTCCCCGCCACCCAAAACGTAGCGCATATACATCTGGTTCGTCGAACAAATCACTTGTGTCGGCAATTTTCGTTTGCATTTTTTGCCATTGCAAGCCAGCGCGAAACAGCTGGCTCCCTTGCCATCTTGAAGATCGATACCCAAGCTCAAGGTGTATCACACGATTTTCGTTGCGTAATTCTGTATCGAAAGACTCGTTTGAATTGCCGGATTCGGGTAGTTCTTTGTTATTGATCTGACCACTTGAATAGCTTCCGCCAGCCAACAGCATAATATGCGATTGTCTGAGCGGCATGTCGTACGAGAAACCGAGTTGGGTGTGGTACCAGGATTTATAGAGTGATAGCTGGGCGCGTTCGGACCAGCCAAAATAATTATTGTAGCGCGTACTCACGTGAACGCCCTCCGCGCCTATCAGTGGTGACTGATAGTTGTTCACGCTAATAGCATACTCATAAGGCTTGTTTTCATTAACTCTGAGAAGTAGTGCGTATTGCGCGTCCTGATGGAGAGGATAGAGATAGGCCTGAACGCTATCAATCATCGGATGCGATCGCAGTTGCTGCAAGGAATGCGAAAGTGTTTTGGCATTCATGGGTTCTGTTGACACTGAACGAAAATGTTCTGCAACGACTTCTTTACTCAAGCGTCTGTTTCCGGCAATCTGTAAACGGCTAATATGACTTTCCTGTGCCACCATTCTCACAATGCCATTTGTGATAGCTGGGTCAGCGAGACTTACCTGCGCGGAAATATACCCCTGCTGTTTATAATAGGTATTGATGTGGGCCGCGACGTCATTAAGTTCGGTGTTACTCAAGGTTTTGCCCAGGTAATCTGCGAGTAGCGTATCGACAACAGTTTGGTCGATAACTACACTTCCCTGTAGTTCAAAGCCAGTCACCGTCGGCGTCCTTAGCTCATCGATCAGCTGTTTTTGTGCGCGACTAATCGCAAATACGGGCAACACCCTATCCGCCTGAGTGTTGCTATCCCTGATGAGTTCACTGTCCATTTCCACTTCTTGATTCCAGCGTTGCGTTAACCCGTCAATACCTGCAAAACCAAATACAGGATAAGAAACTGTCAAAACCATGAGAAACAATAGTCGAACTCGCATTAGTAACATTCTCGTCCCATCTGAATATAGCTATCCGAATAGGGTTTATAGTTTCCAGGCGCAGACCTCCATCTCACTCTCCCCTGTACCTGTAAAGCTTCGCTTGAGCATACGTCTGCCGCATCTCGCGCATTGACAGTTTTTTCTATTTTGCCATTTAATAGGTTTTCGACGGATCCCGTCGACGATACGATAGACCAGTTTGCTTCAGACCCGGCGTTTCCGGATACTGTTGTTTCAAATCCAACTGAATCGGTTACGGTACCCACCGCCCCCTGACCTATAAAAAAATCATCACTCTCTACAATATTTACTTCCTGAGAGGCCATTAGTTGGACATCTTGAGGATTTTCCGAATTGATGTCGGAAAGAGAAACATATATCCGCTCACCTTCAATACGCATTTTAGCGCCCTCATTCAAGGTGACAGTATTGTGTTGAAAGGAAACAAGGCCGGCACCAATATCAACTGACTTGTCCGCTGTTATATCGGTGTTGATGATATCGACCCTGCCATTTAGCGGCTCATTATTGCTTGACGTCAATTCAACGCTATCAATACGACCGCGATTTCCCGCAAAATATTTTCCAATATCAACTCTTGCGTTATTTACTATAACGTCGTTGCTGACCAAATAGAGACTCAATCCTGGCGCATCCTCAATCACCGTACCCGAAACCAATATCGGTGCGCTATTCGCTGCATCAAGTCGGATTCTATTAGGGTTCAGTCTGCTCGTCGTGGTCGATTCCGTTGACGATGAAAACAAACTCCCGTCACCAAATTCTATATCCGTCGCCGTGCTCGATATAAAGGCGCCATGAATGTCCAGTCTGAAATTCTTGCCAAAAATCACCCCTGAAGGATTAATTATCCAAAGATTAACACCATCGATATCGCTGGATACCAAACCGTCCAGATAACTGCTATTCCCACCGGTAACACGCGCAAATATGTGGTCAATACCGGCAGTACCGGAAAACCTTGCGTGCTCACCTTCACCGACATTGAAGCTCCGAAAACTATGGAACAGATTATTGCCTTGGCGCTGTCCATACGATTCTGTAATAGCATAGTCCGGCCCGAGCAGAAGAGCTCTCTCACCCAGTGTTCCGTCAAACTCAACTTCTGCATAGACGTACCCTGACGTGGCAAGTAGTACCGATAGCAATACGCTACTGTATGAATACTTTTCTATTTTTCTTTTCATTCGACTGTCAACACTTCTTCTCATTCTTCTAAACATCGGTATTTTCTAATACGGAAAAAATTAATGCGTAGTCACCATCAGACCCGCCCAATATTTTGCGGGTTGTTTCTCCTTAATCATCGCCACTTGTATATCACGCACAGCATCTATAGGAGAAAACTTCTGAGGTACCGTAGATATTAGTTTTTGAAGAAATTCCTTTCCCTTTTCCTGTTGCCACATCGGCGTCAAACAAAACGATACCGAGAATCGTATAGGCAGGAGGGTTAACACACTCTCATCCGGTGCATTCGCATATTCCCCCATGACCAAGACGTCATATCCACCAGTAGAAAGAAATTCTCGTAAGGAAACTTCCAATTCCTCGATAGAATAGGATTTGTCTATATCAGATACATTCGACGGACTATCAATTTCAAAATGCTGTGACGTGTACCACAAACGGAACCCCGGTGCCAAAAGTCCCGCCAGTGGCAAATTTCCAAGTCCGGAAAAAGTCTTGCTTATGCCCTTACTAAAAAACTCCGCGCGCTCCGAGTCTGACATTGAAACGTCTTTCGTTCCCCAAGACATATTGCGTAGTCCTGTGGCATGAAAGTAGCTCAGGCTATATTTTTCCACCAGATATTTCTTGCCCGTATAAAGTGAGGCTACAGGAATTGCGCGGGTGAGCCCATCAAGACTGAATGCTAATGTATTGACTGTTTGTAGCGCTTTTTCAAAAGGCGCCAAAAATAATTTGTATAGTTTTATTGAGGAGGGAGTAATGTCATATTCACGTTCAATTGCCGCACGCATATCGACTACATTCTGGTATATCTGATCGCGTTTAGCCCTAAGCTGATGAAATAAATATTCCTTACCTTTCTGTAAAACAACAAACGACTTATTCTTTCCAATGAAGTTATAGAAACGCGCGTCATTTGATGCCAGTTCAGGAAGGAGTGTGTGAGACGTAGTTTCGCTAACAAGAGGAAACCGCGACATCGCTTCACTCATCCTCAAGGTTTCCATCGCTTGCCACGCCCGTCTAGCACTCTCCGGTGATTTGTCCTGAGCTAAAAATGACAAGTATTGTTCGATGAACGGACGCACAATCATGGCATAAGCGTCAGGTTCATTGTGCGCGACCTGTTCGAGAAGATTCCGCAGTTGATTGTGTGCTGCATGCATTAACTGACCGGCATTGTCATCCTTAGCAATGTCGGCGAGTATTGCCAGTTCAATATCCCAGCGATACATACTATCTGGCGAGTCACTCTTATGCGCAAAAATACTAGCCTGTCTAAACATGTGCAGCGCCTCGGCAAAACGCCCCTCGTCGCGATAGAGTATCGCGGACATTCCCCAGGCATAGGATAGGCTGCGTAAATCTTTTGTGTTTTCAGCAAGGCTGAGCGCATTCTGATATTGTTGCAGGGCTCGTTTCCGCCACACTCCTTTATTCTTTGAACGTTTCGAAAAATCTCGGTACAGACTTCCAAGATTAAGACAATGTTCAATGGTGAATGCATAATCATTTACGGTATCGAGTGTTGAAACAAGGTCGCCCAATAACGTCGACACACCATCAAGGCTTCCCATTTGCAGTTTTACCCTTGCCAGATTCAGGGCAGCAATAATTTCTATCTTAGAATCATTCAGGCGCTGCGCTAAGTCCAGTGATTCGGAAAATGCCTGCTCAGCCAATTGCCAGTCCTTTACCTGGACATCGGTATAGCCAATATCCAGTAGTATCTTGGCAAGCGCTAGGTTTTCACCTTGTGTGCGATAGTCTTGGACAAGAATGTGGAAAAAATCACGCGCCTGACTAAACTGGCGTCGAGACAGATAACTCTTGGCGAGGAAATCATAGGCAGTATTCGCCGCAACTCTGTTTTGCAGTGACGGTGCTAACTCCTGAATACGATGAAGCACCTCATTTTCGTTTTTACCGTCGTATAAACGTCTATAGGCCAGTGCAAGCAAGGTAAGTGCGCGTAATTCCCGTTCTGGATTCTGAACCTTACGAGCGTGTTCTATGTATGTCTTAAAATGACGGATGGCCGCCAAATACTGACCGCTTTCAAGTGAACTACGGCCTTGTTCCAAGGATTGGTGATGCATTTCATTGTTGGGGAGTGTTGTCGACCAGCAAGGGACAGCAGCTATCCAACTGAATAACAAAAAGATTGTAACAATGGTGGTACGCCTGGGAGACACTGATATTTCGTCTTATAATTTTTTTCAAACATTATATACGAAAGATCCGATCTGTATTTCAAAAAAAGGAAAATTACATGCTTCGAAGGGCGCACCATATCATTGAGTGGTAATTATTTGGAAATGATCTAACTATTTACACGAGTACGATGCCCGTTTCGAAAATAACACATCGTCGTATTAATCATCATCTACGTGTTGGTAATCCATAAATTCTCGATATTCATTGTCGTTATCCCAGGCATCGCTATCCAGCCCAGGTTCGTCAAGATCAAAGGTCTCGCGAAATGAGTCCATATCCTCAGGCTCCGCAACTTGGGCAATATGCGCTCCTGTCCAATCTTCCAGACTAATCTGTTCGACCTCCCCGTCCTGATATTCAATTTCGACAGAATCATCCAACAGATCCGTCACTCTAAACGAGTGTAAGCGGCCAGACTCCCTATACCACTGACCAATAATCGGCGCTACCTTCCTGGTCATGACATACTCCCTTTACATTGTGTCTTTCCCCAACGACAAATACGGTGGGTTATTGTTATGGTTTGTTAAATTTGATTTATTCTTAGACAGTCGACAAATTTTTTCAAGCGCTTTTACCTGTCTCTACCTGAATTTGATAAATCCATTTTTTTCGTACTAAATATTTTTCAAGTTCCACGGCTAGAAAAACGATGAACGATAGTCCGCAACAGATCAGTAACTCTGAAATACTCAAGGCCTGGGTTTTAAAAATATCATTGAAAAAAGGCAAATAGATAATCAGTAGTTGTAACCCTATGGTAAGCGATACAGCAAACAATAACTTTTTATTCGAACCGATTCCAAACTGCAATAAAGATTGTGTTTCAGAACGTATCGCCATCACGTGTGCAAGTTGAGAAAATGTCAACACGGTAAAAACCATGGTTTGCCAGTGTTCGATTCCTTGCGCAATCGCCCACACCTGTACCCCCAGTGAAAGCAGCCCGATTAACAAACCAATGACGAGTATGTGTTGCCACATACCATTGGCGAACACCGATTCACGCGGAGGACGAGGCGGACGTTGCATCAGGTTGGGTTCTTCCTTTTCCAGTGACAGCGCCAACCCAGGCAACCCATCGGTCACTAAATTTATCCACAGAATATGTATCGGTAGCAGCGGCACCGGCATGCCAACCAAAGGTGCCAACAATAACGTCCACACCTCGCCTGCGTTTGAGGTCATGGTATAGCGTATGAATTTACGAATATTGTCATAAATGCGCCGACCGGCGCGCACGGCATGAACAATAGTGGCGAAGTTATCATCAAGCAGAATGACGTCCGAAGCTTCACGCGCCACGTCAGTCCCTTTGCGTCCCATGGCGATACCGACGTGGGCAAAACGTAGCGCGGGGGCATCGTTTACCCCATCACCCGTCATGGCTACGAACTGTTGTTGTTTTTGTAACGCTTCAACGATACGGATTTTCTGTTCCGGGGAAACACGCGCATAAACGCGTTTTTCAAGAATGACTTGGTTGAGTTGTTCATCGTTCAAATGGAAAAGCTCTTCGCCACTGAGTACCTCGTCTTCGTGGCGGCTAATACCCAATTCCTGCGCGATTGCCGACGCCGTCAGTACATGATCACCCGTTATCATGACGGGTACGATGCCAGCAGACTGACACAAACGCACCGCCTCTTTGGCTTCAGGTCTGGGCGGATCAATGAGAGCGATAAATCCGAGGAATTGCAGACCCGATTCAATGCTATCGACGTCTTTAACAGAAGGCTGTCTATCCCAGATGCGTTGCGCAAACCCCAGCACCCGCTGCCCTCTTGCAGCCATTGCCCTTGCCTGCTGCAAGAGTTCGGCGCGTCCTTGATCTGACAGTAAACGAGTACTGGCGTCATGTGTACACAAACTCAAGATGCGTTCCGGAGAGCCCTTGCTATACGCAACGATGACAGCGTCTTCCCGGTGCATAGTGGTCATAGACTTTCGAACAGAGTCAAAAGGTACTTCGGCAACGCGAGGATAGTTTTCCAGTAACCGCGAAAAATCCTTGTTCTGATGTTGGTCTTGCGCGAAAGCCAGGATTGCTGTCTCGGTCGGATCGCCGATCAACGTATCTGCCGATACCTGCGCGTCATTACACAGGGCCATGGCTTTCAACAATGATGCGTTTAGCGATTCAACTTTGTCTGATGCTTGCCATGTATTGGCGTCGAAAACATGTGAGGCATGCATCTTGTTGAGTGTCAATGTGCCGGTCTTATCGGTACAGATATAGGTAACAGACCCTAGCGACTCTACAGCGGGGAGACGTCGGATCAAGGCGTTCTTTTCCGACATCTGGCGTGCACCTACGGCCAGCGCAATATTCACCACCGCCGGCAAGGCTTCAGGAATAGCCGCCACGGCCAGACTGACTGCGGTCAGAAACATCAAAAGTGCAGGCTCGCCGCGTAACAGACCAACCGCAAACAGCACAACACAGACAAACAACACCACAAAAGCAAGCTGCTTACCCAAAATAGCCAGTCGTTCCTGCAATGGGGTTTTTGGCTGTGCCTCTTTTTCGAGTAACCGAGCAATACTACCCAGCTCCGTGTTTAATCCGGTCGCGGCGACGACGGCCACTACCCGGCCGTGGGTAAGCAAGCTTCCCTTGAATACCATGTTGACACGGTCGCCAACCAACGCATGTGGCTTGGCTATGGGCTCAATATGCTTGTCTACGGGCTCGGACTCACCAGTTAAGGTGGATTCATCGGTACGCGCATTTGCCGACTCTATCAGGCGTGCGTCTGCGGGTACCGTGTCACCGGCATCGAGCAATATGATGTCACCCGGAACCAATTCATCCGCATCAATCGTCTTTACCTGAGCATCTCGTCGAACCTTTGCCGATGGCGCGGCGAGTTTACGCAAGGCATTCATCGCCTGTTCCGCGCGAATTTCCTGGATAAATCCAATGACGGCGTTAAGAACCAGAATAACAATAATCGTGATGGTGTCGGCCAGTTCGCCAACCAGACCGGAGACAACCGCCGCCGCAATCAGTATCAACACCATCAGGTCTGAAAACTGGGAGATAAAAATGAGGAGTGCCGAACGAGAGCTCGCTTCGGGTAGACGATTTGCGCCATATTGCTGCAAACGCGTCTGGGATTCCGATGTAGAAAGGCCTTGCGCGACTTCCACATCGAGTTTCTGACAAACCTGTTGCGCGGTTTGCGTATGCCACAGCGTGGCTTCTCGCTCGGCCGCGACTTCCGTCGTCATATCACGCTTTCCCTTCAACCAAATATCGAATAGTCAAACCATTCGGCGAAATAGCTTTTTAGCCTGCGATGAATGTCAATGCGATAAACGTCGCGAATAAGGCAAAATGCACCGCGCCTTCGAGCATATTGCTTTCACCATCGTGTAGATTAATCATCGCCACCAATACAGTAAGCAGTATC carries:
- a CDS encoding DMT family transporter gives rise to the protein MTGALAALASAFCWALSAILFRQLGEHLPAMAMNLFKGLIAVLIMGVFVFGSGSGMPLTDALWLLLLSGLLGIFLGDTLYFLTLVRLGPRATLLLGTLIPISAGLIAIVLFDEIVGVLAWVGMALTLAGVSSVLWNRSEPGHGTDQWKSGIGFGLMFVLANAGSVLLIKGGVQDLSAMQASLVRHSAAIVALLAWGLASSALPNWTRPIVHDSRVRWLLILASVLGAFLGSWLSVVALKFAPAVVAVTLNSTSPLFILPLAAWFLRERVSLRSVFGAIIAIVGIGLYFLSEHQGVVL
- a CDS encoding methyltransferase: MRRFVMLWLLVSMSAAVAEDSKNFLIQQKTVYLPIVHPGKFDLIYMEFVDQPIPLLPMRKVKAHYKYFYVFPSVTVPSVQSIYFLEHINVNPGETVLDLGTGSGIQAIFAAEKASRVVATDLYQYAADNAAFNANGHGVSHIVETRAGDLFAPIKKGETFDVIINNIDYPWDEGSQGLWKVHERFFREVQTYLNPMGRIYYQSGWIYNIPKIQKMADDNGLRIIKMDMVNAIDHDREPIVYLIMRKSETAAK
- a CDS encoding DUF2797 domain-containing protein, which produces MAVTLSDPVQYSLRLGDELVSLNPHIGKHISLIHTGNIFCTACGRKTKKSFGQGYCFPCTQKLAECDICIVRPEKCHYDQGTCREPEWAEKHCMQAHVVYLANASGLKVGITRQSQIPTRWIDQGAQQAMPIIRAATRFQVGLIEDGLKAFIADKTDWRKMLKNDTEERDLCQARDELLEQGGAVIDAVMTRFPGAIEILENQEVVTIQYPVTEYPTKISSLNFDKTPEVGGTLQGIKGQYLIFDTGVINMRKFTGYEIGFKAG
- a CDS encoding SlyX family protein gives rise to the protein MDTQHSARLDELESRLMMQEHTIEELNEVITRQNLEMAALKSLLQRVQGQVTQLMPLLQNKPGDEKPPHY
- a CDS encoding polymer-forming cytoskeletal protein, producing the protein MWKKPFAERSEPEVEQRPEPNFSADGRERALVGPSIVITGGLAGEEDVCIQGRVEGTIDFKGYSVTIGQHGRVKADINAREICVEGKLEGNLHGEERVEIRASGRVIGNIESPRVVMQDGAMFKGSIDMSKREAAKAGGNATHKEALSKMPPNTRTPDTKAGISSSVVKTGTNNGN
- a CDS encoding SDR family oxidoreductase; translated protein: MTNILISGTSRGIGLEMVRQSAQRGWRVFACCRNPTDANELHDLAASSAGKVSVHPLDMNNFEQIQALAKTIEEPIDILVNNAGRYGSMQQRFNDVDVDDWIKTFRVNTIAPYQMVEAFIEHLERGERKLIATLTSKMGSIDDNGSGSCYIYRSSKTALNAVVKSLSIDLKSRGITCTLHHPGWVKTEMGGPNAEISTAESVAKMFAIMDRVTIKNSGRFFDIDGSVIPW
- a CDS encoding filamentous hemagglutinin N-terminal domain-containing protein, encoding MKRKIEKYSYSSVLLSVLLATSGYVYAEVEFDGTLGERALLLGPDYAITESYGQRQGNNLFHSFRSFNVGEGEHARFSGTAGIDHIFARVTGGNSSYLDGLVSSDIDGVNLWIINPSGVIFGKNFRLDIHGAFISSTATDIEFGDGSLFSSSTESTTTSRLNPNRIRLDAANSAPILVSGTVIEDAPGLSLYLVSNDVIVNNARVDIGKYFAGNRGRIDSVELTSSNNEPLNGRVDIINTDITADKSVDIGAGLVSFQHNTVTLNEGAKMRIEGERIYVSLSDINSENPQDVQLMASQEVNIVESDDFFIGQGAVGTVTDSVGFETTVSGNAGSEANWSIVSSTGSVENLLNGKIEKTVNARDAADVCSSEALQVQGRVRWRSAPGNYKPYSDSYIQMGRECY